TTCATCCAAAATGTTAGTATACATATGTATTAAAGGTGTTGGTTAAATCAAAACACTAaaaaacgcaaaaaaaaaaaaaaagctccCAAAACGCTATGGAATCAAAAGCGGACATTCATCTGTCAATATCGGTTATTCCTTTATCGAACCTACCAAAGACCGACGAAAAGTGTATATTGTATTTCGTGTCGTAATGTGTTTTTTTTCATGAAATTATGTTTTAGTTTacttataaaaaataaataaagtataTATTTTTAAGTAATTTATGTATATTAGTTGTttttaagaattttagggttgAGCAATAGGGTTGAACCCGTTTTGAGAACTCAACCCTGTCCCAACCCAACCCGAATCGGTTTCATAAGGTTTGGTTCACTTGTCTCCTAACCTGGTTAGAACCCAACCCAGTTTGAGTGCCAACCCGGTTTGAAACTTGTTCGGGTTGAAACCCTAACCTGATTTGTGCACCTCTACACCACACCAAACTCAACTCCGACGACCACCCTCATTCATCTAATCACATCTTTCAAACTATGTTATACCCAACTTTTCATATTTGAACCCCCTTTTTAATATGTATGCGTGGAGAAACAGAGAGTGGCCCGCATGGCAACCTATTACAAGTAAATAATGAGACTTCCCAAATCAAGTATGGTATTCAACTCAAAATAACATGGGACAAAATGACCATCGTTAGTTACAACCTCTTTTAAGGTAAAAACGTATATATGTTCTTTCTGATAACAATATTCCTTTTGCTTTTTAAAGCACAACTTCATCTCACTAAATGTCATACTTACATTGGTTGTAAATAGAATTTTTATCTAGAAAGAAAAGTTCCAAACATTGTATTTGCAAATATTCAATTAGTTTCATACCACTCAaaagttaataataataataataataataataataataataataataataataataataataattaataataataataataatgttaaaTCATTAAACATTGTATTTAACTATATTAAAGAATGACTATACTAAAtatttaacaataataacaaataATTAAATTTGCTTTAATTTGACATAACGTCATTAATTACCTACCAACAATTAAGTTTTGATTTATACAGAGTCACATACAATGTATGTACAACATTAAATTTGATTAGATTCTGCTTTCGAAAATAGCCTCGATGACATCTGTTGCATTGTGTGATAGTATCTTATTGACTTATTTAAATAcctaaatattttttttagtaataataataataataataataagatacCTAAATATTTACttggttataataataataataataataataataataataataataataataataataataataataagggtaaattacacttttcgttctTTATctttgtagcgggttgcaatgaatgacctttaactttaataattacagtcacagtcctttatttgcaaaacctgTTACACCTTCGGTCCTTTGACCTTAACCTAGTTAAAACTTCAGTTAAGTGAGATCATATGCAACCCATATGAGGGCAAAACGGTCATTTAATACAAAAAAAGAATGTCAAAAGTTAAAAActtatataaattttttattaaaTGACTGTTTTGCCCTCACATGGGTTGCACATGACCTTACTTAACTGAAAGTTTTAACCAGGTTAGGGTCAAAGGACCTAAGGTGTAACAGGTTTTGCAAATAATTTTAACCAGGTTAGGGTCAAAGGACCTAAGGTGTAAcaggttttgcaaataaagtACTGTGAccgtaattattaaagttaaaggtcatccactGCAACCCgcttcaaacataaaggacgaaaagtgtaatttaccctaataataataataataataataataataataataataataataataataataataataataatacaaaaataTAAACAGTGTTTAATGCATGTCGAATTAAATTACGCTCTCCAAAAAAACCTCGATGCACTTGTCGTATCAACCAGACCAACCGGCAACTACTATACATCAAACATTGTATTTAACCATCTTAAAGAACGATTAAACatttaacaacaacaataacaattaaTTCAATTTAATTTAAATTGACATAATGTCATTCACAATCTACCAACAATTAAATTTTGATTACACACATAGCCACATACATACAATGTATGTTCATTGTTCACTTATTCaccatttaatttcaaaatttcaagaaaTCTTTAAACCTTGATCATTTTTTCAACTCATAGCATAATTACCGGCACTGGCCGGTTTCCGGTCAACAACCCCATACCCAAAAGTCCAAAACAAAAGCAAGCAAGTTTAAAACATTTAAATACAAGTGGGAATTTCCAGAACAGCAACCGGAACAGCCGGTTAGATTCAATGAATGTGTGACTGTTAAGGGGGAGGTTTTTTTGATGTATCTGAAGACTATGACACATCAGCATGATTTACATACATCCCCTTTTGCATATATATATAACAACGTAGAAACCCAATAAACAAGAAAATCACATTGCATTCAAACAAAAACTTATCATTCTCTAAACCCCATTTCTTTTCTCTCCTTTTTTGCCCTGCTACTTGGTTGTAGAGGGTTTTTATACGAATGCAAACAAATCTTGAACACAATTTGGTGAAAAAGCTCTGTTTTTTGattgtttttgtgtgttttttggtTAAAGATCTTGTCTTTTTGGTGGGTTCTTGCTGGAAGTTACAAAGATGCCTGCTTTGGTTAATTACAGAGGTTAGTTTGCTTCAAGTTCGTTAATTTCGTTGTGTTTTTgtgtatttttttataaaatcttgATGGGGTTATCAGTTTAGGTGTTTTTTTTGGTAATTAATATGATTTAGGCATTTTTTGGTTTGATTTATAAGGTTTCTTGAATCCAATAGTTATTTAagttagttagttttttttttttttttttttttttttttttttttttttttaagttagttGTTGATAAAAACTTGAAATTTAGTGAATTATGATAATGTGCTAATAATGTATAGGGCTAGCAATTTCAGACACGGACATGTTAACACGAAACGATACGTTTTTAACATGTTTACTGTCTTAAACAGGTCGACACGTTTAGGACACGATAAAATTCGTGTCTTGCAAGTTTTAGTTGGATTTTTAGGGGAAATAACATAGAAATATAGATCATACATAGGGTTAAGATCATGACTTTAAAAGCCTTTAGTTAGATATATTTTATAGAAACTAGAAAGATTAATCTTATTAAGAAATTATACTTTGTTTCTTCAATTTTTATGGGATTTGGGCAAATTAGGGTTTGAGCCACaggaaaaaaaattaagaaaattgaTGTATGTATATTGTTAAACTGCATATCCTGATTTGTGATTTGGGCAAaagactgttttttttttttttttttttttttttttttttttttaaataatttggtTATGAATTTACAGGTGATGATGAATTGCATACAGGTGGATCACTATGCTCAAAAGATTCGGCCCGATTACTATCAGTTTACGGTCCACCTTGCAAACGTCAAAGAATCAGCGATTCATACATTCTTTTCTTCGAACAAGAAAAGAAGCCATCTATCGAAATCCTCCCAGACGAAATCCTCTACGAAATCTTCAGACGTTTGCCAAACGGTCAAGCCCGAAGCGCATCGGCTTGTGTATCGAACCGGTGGCTCACGGTTCTAAGCAACGTTAGAGCATCCGAAATGGTTCATGGATCGTCTGATGATGTTGACATGGTTCAGGAAAACGATGGGTTTCTTACGAGATGTTTGGATGGAAAGAAAGCAACGGATTGCAGACTGCAATCCGTTGCTGTTGGTACATCGGCCCGTGGTGGTTTGGGTAAGCTTTCGGTTAGGGGCAGCAATAAAGTTACTAAATTAGGGTTCACAGCGATTGCCCGTGGCTGCCCGTCGTTGAAGGTTCTATCGTTATGGAATGTTCCGTCTATTGGGGATGAATCGTTAATCGAGATTTCGAAAGAATGTCATTCGTTGGAAAAAGTTGATATTTCGCATTGTCATTCGATTTCGAACAAGGGTATTGCAGCGATCGCTGAAAGCTGCCCGAATTTGACCTCGTTAACGATCGAATCGTGTAAAAACATTGGAAACGAGAGTCTTCAAGCTGTTGCCCGACACTGCCCGAATCTCCAATCGATCACGATCAAAGACTGCCCGAATGTCGGTGATCAAGGCGTTGCGACACTCTTGTCGTCGCTTTCTTCGGGTTTAAAGAAAGTGAAGCTCCAATCGTTAAACATAACCGACTTTTCGCTTGCGGTGATCGGGCATTACGGGAAGTCGATTACCAATCTTGTCCTTACGGGTCTTCAAATCGCTAGTCAGAAAGGGTTTTGGGCGATGGGTAATGCGAAAGGTCTTCAATCGTTGACGTCTTTAACCGTCGTCTCGTGTTACGGGATCACGGATCTGAGCCTTGAAGCGATTGGCAACGGTTGCGGGTTCTTGAAACAAATGTTGATTAAAAAATGTTGCTTTGTATCCGATAAAGGATTGATTTCGTTCACTGAAGCTGCGAAATCGTTAGAATGTTTACAATTGGAAGAATGCAATCGAATCAGTCAACACGGGATCTTGGGAGCGTTAAAGTCGAATTTGAAGTCGTTAACGATCGTCAAATGTATGGGAATCAAAGATTTAGCCCACGAAACACCCGAGTTGACTCAATGCGCATCTCTTCGATCTTTGACCGTCAAAGACTGTATCGGATTCGGAAACACAAATTTGGCAATTTTTGGGACACTATGCCCACAGCTACAAAACGTCGAATTAAGCGGGCTATGCGGGATAACCGATTCCGGTTTATACCCGCTTCTCGAAAACTGCCAAGCTGGACTTGTCAAAGTCAACATAAGCAATTGCGTGAACTTGACCGACAAAGTCGtggtggatctcgctaagattcACGGCGGAACCCTAAAGGTCTTGAATCTCGAAGGCGGCAGAAGGATCACCGACGAAAGTTTGGTGGCGATTGCGGACAACTGCGTGTTGCTCAACGATCTTGATGTTTCAAAGTGTTGCATAACGGATAACGGATTGTCTTGTTTGTCCGAAGGTGTTCAGATCGACTTACAAATCCTCTCGGTTTCGGGTTGCTCGAAGGTTACAAACGAGAGTGTACCTTTCTTAAAGAAACTCGGGCAAACGTTAGTCGGGTTAAACATCCAACAATGCAATCTCGTCAGCAGCAGTTCCGTCGATTCGCTTGTCGAGAGTCTTTGGAGGTGTGATATCCTATATTAAACCACCTTCCCCCACCCCCCAACCAAGAATAAAGATGGAAGTATCCGTTTCGTGTGTCAGGGTTGATAGTGGCGAATCGTTTGCCAGTCAGTCGGTTTTCCAGCCTCAAACGGGCTCAGCCCGTTTGTGATTGTTGTGGTCTCGTTTTCCCCTAAACGAGACTGTTTCGACTGAGGCAATGATAAGTCACACCCTGTCAAGTTGTCTTGTCTTTTTTTGTTTTGGGTCTAGTTTAGTTTAGTGGTTCGAGCCACGGGTTGGGTTGGGTGGGGTCTTTATCGTTCGAGTCAGTTGTATGTGGTCCGTAGCGGTTTGAGGGCGAAGGAGGGTGCACCTGGTTTTTGGTCTATGGTAAGTGGCAACAGATTTGTTGGTCTGGAGCCATTTAACAACACTTTGTGGTTGTTTTTTTATGAACCATGGTCCATGTTTTTTATGGGACTTTAGGGTCCTGTTTTCTCAGGTTGATCTTCTTGCTACCTCAAATTGTTACCTATTTTAGTATTTATAATGAATTTTTAATGTAATATGTTATTGTTGTCTTATTCTTGTTGTGTACAAGTATTTGAATCTTAAATGTTATACCTATTATGTGTTGTTACTAGTGTTGTATAAAAGCTAcacggtatggtgatggtcctcccttggaggatggTCCGCCACATAAGCGACATGTAGGATGGGGCAAAGAGGATGGAGGTGTGGaaatgggaggatggtcctaaaatgtgtatgtatatattgtatgtataggGGTGTGAGAGAGGGGATGGCTGCCTTTTTGTCTTGTTGTGGACCGTCGGAGACGTCCTCCAAAGGACGGTGAGGACGCGACGAGGGGGGGGGGTAGCATGGATGGAGGACCGGCGCCGGTAGGGGACGGTCCAAAGCCGATCCCCATACCGAGCAGCCTAAGCATCTCAGGCTATGGGATCAATGTGGTCTTTCTTTATGTTAGTACGAAATTAGTGAATATTTTATGATGTTTTCTTAGACGTATCTATTATCAAACTGATGACTTTACTGGTTTTAGAACGTCTAATTGACACATTCTCTAAATCTACTCCTAAATCTATATATAAGCTCTTTGGTTTCAAAAATCTTGACACCACTACACTATGTATAagcactttggttttgaaaatccAGATGATATTATACATAATTTAAATTCTCTTTATGTATAAGCTCTTTGGTTTTGAAAATCAGAATAAAATTATACATAATTTAAATACTCTTTATAAATAGGACATAAAATGTTAgctcaattttttttcttttcagacCTTACCAATTGTTTGGCTATAACGGCCGGTTCAAGCAGATAATTCAAATGGGCTTGACCAACAAATTATATAGATGTTTCTAGGTTTGAGAACAATTATATTTGTATGTTTTTACTATATTTAaataaactaggttataaccccgtgtattacacgggttgagtaaataaatttatatattaaataataaaacactatatctttaaaaactttctttatcacacgggttgaataaatataattttatatattaaataataaaaagttatatatataagaaccatattgtacgggttgatttaatgtaattttatataccaaataaaaaattttatatctttaaaaccacatgtattacacgggttgaataaatgtaatattgtttactaaataataaaataatacatctttaaaaaaacctcatttattacaagagttaaataaatgtaattttatataccaaataataaaaaaagttagtaaatgtaattttgtatagtgaaaataaaaattaacATTTTACAATTTCggttattagaaaaatagaagaatggtattcgaaatttaaagtaagataaaatttaatattagctcatcattcatttatttattgaattaatataagataagtttggaagtgagacaagaaaatcataaaataaatatctACAATGAACGACACGTgtcacacattaatgttttattatatagtatagtatagataaaaatttagattgatataaatagattattttgttgtagcaaaatttgttaacgaattctcaataaatttaacccattatttaaaactccgtaaatgtataaatgataaataatattagttagagtaaattacgattttggcccctgtggttacatcacttttaccattttagcccaaaaaagaattttttaacatctgagccctcaacgtctttttttctaacccttttgccccctaacactaaccccatccattaaatgttaggggccaaaagggttataaaaaagacgttaggggccaaaaagattagaaaaaaaaaacgttgggggttcagatgttaaaaattctttttgggctaaaagagtaaaagtgatataacgacaggggccaaaatcgtaatttactcttttagttaaataaataatattataaatgagaaggatattaaactaaataataattaaccataagaaattaaactaaataatatttagtaggaggattatatataattaattgaaaaagattaaactaaaataatacttatctataaaacatgacctaatatgatgacaagtgtccaaaaaatggtttcttttattatatagtatagatatagatacttcttatttatatattaaactagattataaccccgtgtattacacgggtcaaataaatgaattttatatattaaatagtaaaacaatatatctttaaaaacctcttttattacacgggttgaataaatataattttatatattaaataataaagaGTTATATCTATAacaaccatattgtacgggttgaatatatataattttatataccaaataaaaaagttatatctttaaaaccgcttgttttacacgagttgaataaatgtaatattgtttaccaaagaataaaataatacatctttaagaaacctcatttattacacgggttgaataaatgtaattttatataccaaataataaaaaagttacatctttaaaaatatgtgtattacacgggttgaataaatgtaattcccgttactaaataataaaaaatacaaatcctcaaaaaaaccccgtgtattgtacaaattgaataaatctaattttatatatcaaataataaaaagttatatcttaaaaaaacctCATCTATTACAtgggtcgaataaatgtaattttatatagtaaataataaaaaaaggtatatctatatataaatctaattttatatactaataataaaaaaatcatatctttcaatatactaatggataatactcgatacgcgatggatatggtgattgtgaagatggttcttgaaaagaagatatgttattcaagaagcaaataaacatctatttgagtgataaaatgttggtaccaattccgacaaattgatttataaattatgtaataaaattgatataataatttgtttagtaatgaaaataaaaatatttcatatattaatacaaagtttgggttacttgataaataatttgttttattaaaaaatatcttaaattaacaatttaaattttagaatcgtattttattacaaaaatagaagcatggtattcaaaatttaaagtaggatgaaatttaatattagctcattattcatttatttatttaattaatataagataagtttggaagtTAGGCgaaaaaatcataaaataaatgctTACAATGAATGATAGGTGTtacacattaatgttttattatatagtatagtatagatatatatttatattgatataaatagattattatattgtagtaaaatttgttaacaaagtctcaataaatttaaccatttatttaaaacttgcaaatgtaacgaagtctcaataaatttaaccatttatttaatttaaaatttttaaatgtaaaatgataaataatattagttaattttattttaagtttcaaaaaatctatttgataccaaactaaacaaaacgttcaaatatatagttaatatcaagagaaaattacgattttggcccctgtggtgatatcacttttactcttttagccaaaaaatgaattttttaacatctgagcccacaatgtctttttttctaacccttttggccccaccaaaagggttagaaaaaaagacgttgaggtccaaaagggttaaaaaagaCGTTGAgagctcagatgttaaaaaattcatttttcggctaaaagggtaaaagtgatataactatatgggccaaaatcgtaatttactcttatatcaaattagataactaagtttgaatttgaagcaaatagataaatataaaactaataattagattaaataatatttagtatgaggattatctataattaattagaagagattaaattaaaattataattatccataagacatgacctaatatgatgacaagtgtcctcaaagtggtttcttttattatatgtatagatgaTTCCTTTTAGCTGAAAGTGTGATACTTTAGATAAACCTTACATCGATTATAGCCAGAAATAAATGTCGAGTTTCTAATAATTATTTGAACTCACATATCAGTATCTCGTGGACGCTTTAGCTGGCAGTAAGAAAAGAATTTTACAATTAAGCATAGGGGTGTTTAAGATTGAATATCCAAAAATTTCAGATATTGAAGCGGATATCCGAAATCtaaaaaacatttatttttaatttaaaaaaatacttaaTAATTTTAAAACATTATTACGCAAACCCGGATTATCCGAATATTCTGAAAATTCTACTTAATACTTACCATCTaatagtttttagaaaaaaatatctTGTATATGTTAAATATACAGAGTACCCGAAAAGTTTTAAAAATACTACACGGATCCCAATTTTCCGATATTTCAGATTCAGAAACTTTAGGATAATTCGATTTCTGATTCGCATTTTCTTGCACATCCCTAGTTAAGGGAATTTGAGTGTGGGGATGAGCTTATGGTACTTGTTaccagtaccgaatttcccgtcCGACTTCTTTCAGTACCAAATCTGTacccactttttggcgttttcgaTAGTGGTACTTTCGgctcggtacggtaccggtattttaccGAATTTTACTCTAAAATACCGATAACGTATCATACCGAACATTTTCTATACCAGTACCGATACCCATATTTATTGAATTTTGATACCGGTACGAGTACCAAGTCCATCCCTATTTGAGTGTAAGAAAATTTACTATACCTAATCTTTCTAAAAGTTTTATCTgaataaataaaagaaatagATTCGTAACTTCCTAAAAATAAAAACgcattataattaaaaaaattatattgatGTTGTATGTTTCCTCATATGACTAGTTATATGCATATAATAATGAAGGTGCAATGTACTTGATCAAATTCAAATAGTGGGGCCAACACAAATGATTTCAAGAAAGTCCGGTTCGGTTAATATTCGTATCAAAGATTGACATTGTACCTAGTCATGGTTTGTTGTCCTAATCTTGTATCACAAATTTGCACGAATGTTGTTTTCTTTCAATCGTCTTGTCGGGATTTTATAACGTACGGGTGCACGTCAATTTTGTTGTATGAAAATGAGAGTGAAAGTGAAACACCACCATTGTCGGTTCATTTAACGAAAACTTTTA
The sequence above is drawn from the Helianthus annuus cultivar XRQ/B chromosome 12, HanXRQr2.0-SUNRISE, whole genome shotgun sequence genome and encodes:
- the LOC110893847 gene encoding EIN3-binding F-box protein 2 isoform X1 translates to MPALVNYRGDDELHTGGSLCSKDSARLLSVYGPPCKRQRISDSYILFFEQEKKPSIEILPDEILYEIFRRLPNGQARSASACVSNRWLTVLSNVRASEMVHGSSDDVDMVQENDGFLTRCLDGKKATDCRLQSVAVGTSARGGLGKLSVRGSNKVTKLGFTAIARGCPSLKVLSLWNVPSIGDESLIEISKECHSLEKVDISHCHSISNKGIAAIAESCPNLTSLTIESCKNIGNESLQAVARHCPNLQSITIKDCPNVGDQGVATLLSSLSSGLKKVKLQSLNITDFSLAVIGHYGKSITNLVLTGLQIASQKGFWAMGNAKGLQSLTSLTVVSCYGITDLSLEAIGNGCGFLKQMLIKKCCFVSDKGLISFTEAAKSLECLQLEECNRISQHGILGALKSNLKSLTIVKCMGIKDLAHETPELTQCASLRSLTVKDCIGFGNTNLAIFGTLCPQLQNVELSGLCGITDSGLYPLLENCQAGLVKVNISNCVNLTDKVVVDLAKIHGGTLKVLNLEGGRRITDESLVAIADNCVLLNDLDVSKCCITDNGLSCLSEGVQIDLQILSVSGCSKVTNESVPFLKKLGQTLVGLNIQQCNLVSSSSVDSLVESLWRCDILY
- the LOC110893847 gene encoding EIN3-binding F-box protein 2 isoform X2 — its product is MPALVNYRGGSLCSKDSARLLSVYGPPCKRQRISDSYILFFEQEKKPSIEILPDEILYEIFRRLPNGQARSASACVSNRWLTVLSNVRASEMVHGSSDDVDMVQENDGFLTRCLDGKKATDCRLQSVAVGTSARGGLGKLSVRGSNKVTKLGFTAIARGCPSLKVLSLWNVPSIGDESLIEISKECHSLEKVDISHCHSISNKGIAAIAESCPNLTSLTIESCKNIGNESLQAVARHCPNLQSITIKDCPNVGDQGVATLLSSLSSGLKKVKLQSLNITDFSLAVIGHYGKSITNLVLTGLQIASQKGFWAMGNAKGLQSLTSLTVVSCYGITDLSLEAIGNGCGFLKQMLIKKCCFVSDKGLISFTEAAKSLECLQLEECNRISQHGILGALKSNLKSLTIVKCMGIKDLAHETPELTQCASLRSLTVKDCIGFGNTNLAIFGTLCPQLQNVELSGLCGITDSGLYPLLENCQAGLVKVNISNCVNLTDKVVVDLAKIHGGTLKVLNLEGGRRITDESLVAIADNCVLLNDLDVSKCCITDNGLSCLSEGVQIDLQILSVSGCSKVTNESVPFLKKLGQTLVGLNIQQCNLVSSSSVDSLVESLWRCDILY